The Elaeis guineensis isolate ETL-2024a chromosome 3, EG11, whole genome shotgun sequence region CAGAATCACAAtacaatgtatatatatacagggtcaatgtgacccaacccaaaaactcctaTGGCTAACCCAATGTGAGATTGTGttcacccaagcccatgtacactcatgactTAACCCAATCTCACCTCTCTTGGACTCAATGCTAGCCCAAtacaagttagcccctcaagatcTAAATTTTCTGGACCTCGAAACTATAAATACTGACCGCTTttcatcctagggcccaaactagccctagaactccTATGAATGTCTCATGagctttggaccttggccttttTCTTGGTCCCTTAAGCCTTAAAAACACCACACTAGGTcctacaatctccatcttgatgcCCCAAGGCCTCAGCAAACTCCATCCTGTCGATCAAGCCCATCAGTCCCACACAATAGCGAAAGCTATCTCGCGAAAGTACCTTTGTAAGTACATCAGTTGGATTCTCCTTAGTATGAACCTTCACCAGCTTCATCTCACCATCCTCGATGAGTTCTCTATTCTAATGGTACCTGATATCGATGTGCTTTATCCTCGCAGGATAAATGGAATTCTGTGCAAGCAACAGTGCACTCTGACTATCGCAGTGTAATCTGATGGCCTCCTATGGGATGCCCATCTTCAGTGCCAAGCCCTTcagccatagggcctccttcGCTACCTCTATGATACCAATGTACTCAGCTTCAGTAGTAGATAAGGCCGTTATGGTTGCAAGCAAGATCTCCATGAAACGGGACCTCCATACATGTTGAACACAAAATCTATTGTTGAACATCGggtgtccacatctccaccaaaatctGCATCTACAAACCCTTGTATTTGCCCATGAGCTTCCTTGGACATATTGGAGTGTCTTTCAACACCTCCTAActgtctgtagcagatgccaactctaaCAAAACTCACCAAGTATCTGAAGATACCCTTCAGTGCTCGCTAGTGCTCCCTGCCATAAACCTGctcacctgactcactgcataggCTAAATCCAGCCTACAACATACTATGGAGTACATAATACTCCCTACACCAGAGACATATGGCACTCTTTCCATCTTCTGAgcttccacctcagtctgtggcgacaCGGTCTTCGAAAGACTAATGTGCCCAGCAAGTGGTAGCACTGCCGGTTTGGCTTCCTTCATCCCATACCTTTCTAAGACCTTTTATATATAGCCTCCTTGAGATAAATGCAGCAATCTCTTGgctcaatttttaaaaatttttatgcctaggatcttcctcacaggccccaagtccttcatctcaaactttcaAGATAAGACTGCTTTCAATTCCTGCACAACTTCCTTACTCTTACATGCTATcagcatatcatctacatacaagagtaaGTACAATCAAGATCCATCTTCTAGAGATTTAATATACACACATGGATCATAATCACACCTAAAAAATCCTATGCTCCTCGCATAGGTGTCGAATCACTTGTACCACTACCTTGGTAACTGCTTCAGTCTGTACAATGACTTCTTCAGCAAACAGACCTCCCCCTTTGACCTAGACTCTCGAAATCCCTATGGCTGCTAcatgtagatgctctcctccaGATGTCCATAGAGAAAtactgtcttgacatccatctgctccaatttCAGATCTTGAGCTGTAAATGTACTCAACAGCACCCTGATGGATGTATGCCTGACGACTGGAGAGAAAACCTCAGAATAATCAACTCCTTCCCTCTGTGAGTATCCTTTGGCTATAAGTCTAGCCTTGTACCTCACTCCACCTTGGTCTGAAAGTATCTTCTTTCTGGTGAAAATCCATTTGGAGCCAATGGGTCGAGCACCTTCTGGTAGATCCACAAGTTGCCATGTCCGATTCTTCCTGAGGGACTCCATCTCCTCCATCATGACCTGCATCCATGACTCCCAATCCAAACTCTCCATGGCCTCCTCAAAGGTCTCTGGATCTCTATTGATAGTGATGAGAGCATAAGAAATAGTCTCATCAATGCCATACCGCATCGATTTGCAAACAGTACGCTTCGGCTTATGCAGTGCCACTCCCCTTACGCTGTCCTGCAAGTCTACTGCATGTGGCTACCTCTGCACCTTCTCCTGGATAGATTACCCTCCTCGCTGGTCCTCCACAGGTGTGGGAACATGCCTGCTCTTCTCCAcctcaaaataaatatgattaaaGGTAGAAATTGATGGTAAATCATTTGTATGCGAGTGCTGTCCAATGCTGTCCTGTGTTGACTTTTCAGCTTCATCAGCACCTTCCAGCTTCTTCAAGGTGCTCTtctcatcaaaaattatatttctacTAATCATAGATCTCTGAAAATGAGGATTCACTAGTAGGTAACCCTTCACGCCCTTTGGATACCCGATGAAGATTAGCTTCTATGACTTCGGGTCCAACTTGATCCTTTCGGCTCCCTCCATCAATGCATAAGCTGGACAACTGAACACCTTCAGGTGGCCAAGCTCCACTTTCTTCCCACTCCAGACCTCCTCTGGAATGCCTCCATTGAGTTTTCTATGGGGAGACCTGTTAATCAAAAAATATGCAAAAGTTACTGCATCACCCCAAAAAGATTTGGGCAGTGATGCTTGCAGCCTCAAGCTTCTGGCCTTCTCCATCAGTGTTCGGTTCATCCTCTCTGCAATACCATTCTGTTGAGGGATCATCTTTATTGTATAATGACGTTTGATGTCATTCTCCTCACAGTACCTCCTAAACTCCAGGCTTGTGTATTCCCCTTTATTATCAGACCTCAGGTACTTCACTAGCTGTCCTACTTCCTTCTCGACCTCAGCTCTTCAGGCTTTAAATCAGGCAAATATCTCTGActtttctctgatcagatacaccCATACTCTCCTAAAGAAGTCATCTATGAAGGTAACAAGGTACCTAGCTCCACCTCAAGCTGAAACAGGTGCCGGTCCCTATAGATCTTTCCTCCACCAAATCTATCCCCAAAGCTCTGATACCAGATGTTGGGATCTTCTCTTGATGCATGATGATCGTGGAACCAGCAACAAGGGTTTGAGAAAAGCTTTGATCTTTGATCTATCATATAGAACAAAATAATCTACAAGAAAATTCAGTAATCTTGTAGATCTAGGAGATTTACCTTTGGAAGGGCCTTAGATCAATTCTTTTTGCTTCCAGATCTGAAACTCCACCTTGAGAACCTTCAAACCAGAGGATTAAAGATAAGAAATCATCTTTTGATGGCAGCAATCTCGTGGAACCCCTTTGAGATGGGGTGGCAAACTAAAGAAGGAAGGCTAGCACCTTCAAACCTTCCTATTTTGAAGGTGGCAGCCAAGAAAACTCTAGAAATCCTAGGAATGGCTGCTGGTGGCGTGGAGAAGACAaagagataaagagagagagagagatgaagagagaaaaaattttgagagaaaatagCTTTGTATTCAGCTTGGTTCAACCAGAATCACAAtacaatgtatatatatacaagATCAATGTGACCCAATCTAAAAACTTCCATGGCTAACTCAATGTGAGATTGTGTTCACCCaaacctatgtacacccatgacttaacCCAATCTCACCTCTCTTGGACTCAATGCTAGCCCAATACAAATTAGCCCCTTAAGGCCCAAATCTTCTGGACCTCGAAACTGTAAAGGCTGACAATCTTTCAccttagggcccaaactagccctagaactccCATGAATGCCTCATgggctttggaccttggcctttttcttggtcccttgagccttgggagcaccacaccaggTCCTACAATTAAGttcatagaaaaaaaataaaaatatttacttGATAGATCTTGATAATCTATACAAGGATAACATGGAGTGTTTAGTTGCTATGAATACCAAAGTCAATAAAGCTAGTTGGATTCGGCATAGTAGATTAGGTCATGTAAGAATAGATTCAATTGTTAGATTGATTAGAAAAGATTTagtcaaaaatttatcaaaaaataattttgaaaagaaaagggTTTGTAAtgcattttaattatgaaaaCAAGCTACATCTTCATTCAAatcaaaagaaaatattatttcaactattAGGCCATTGAAACTATTGCTCTAGATATGTTTGGGCCTATCAAGACTACTAGTCTTGATGGCAAATGATctgattttattattattgatgatttttttatattcacttagattttatttcttgcacataaagatgaaatttttgaagtttttataaaattattttaaaaaattttaaataaaaatattataatattttaaaaattaaaaataattatagtactaaatttaaaaatcaaatttttgataaattatattttaaaaataatattggtCATAACTTTTTAGCTCTTAGGATACCTCCGTAAAATAAGGTAGTAGAAAAAAGAATAGAACTTTGCAAGAGGTGACATGGCCCATACTTTGTAAAAGCAACCTATCAAAGTACTTTTACATAGAAGCTATAAATATTGTATGCTATGTACTAAATCATACATTAATTagatctatttaaaaaaaaaaaacttacgagCTTTACAAAAGAAAGacctattttaaagaaaaaaatcatatgaaCTTTATAAAAGAAAGAAGCCAAATATTTCTTACTTTAAAACTTTTAgttgttgatattttattttaaataatggcaaagataaataaaaaaagtttgatataaaatttgatgaagatgTTTTTCTTGGCTATTCCTCTATCAGTAAAGCTTATAGTTTTTCATAGAAGAATACTTGTAGTAGAAGAATCCATttatattgattttgatgaaactaactttTTTCAATCCAAAGAAGTAGATCTAGATAATGATGTAGTTCTCTtacaaagaaaataaagaaaatatcttTAGATGAGACTTCTTctcaagaataagaaaaaaagaaagaagtacAATAAGAAGAGAATGAAAATCTTATAAATTGTCAACTTCTACTGTCAAGGTACACTTAGTTTACTAAAgaatgaaggtatgctcatagttATCTTAAAGAACTTATTACAAGTAATTCATCTCAAGAGATTACAACTATAGCTTCAATTAGAAAAGCATTGAATCATTTTATATTTATCtctcatattaaatctaaaattatttttgcagCTGAAAAGATGCAAATTAGATAATTACTATGTAAGAAAAATTAAAtcagtttgaaagaaataatgtttgaaaCTTCGTTCAAAGATCTAAAACTCATCCCATTATTGACACAAAATGGATTtgcagaaataaattagatgaacaaagtaatgtaattagaaataaggcTAAACTTATTGTTCAAgactataataaaaaaaaaagaattgattttgatgagatttttACACTTATTGCTAGACTTGAAACTATTAGATTACTTTTGGCTTTTGCTTGTTTTATAGATTTTAAACtctttcaaatggatattaaaaatatatttttaaatgaacATATTGCGAAGAAAGTTTATGTTAAACAACttttagattttgaaaattatgagttttcaaatcatatttttaaattaaacagagttttatatggtttgaaataagtaCCTTATGTATGATATGAAAGATTgagtaaatttttatttgaaaatagttttaaaagaaaaaatattgatactactctatttattaaaaaaattaatgaccatttaatttattcaaatttatattgatgacattatattcgaTGTTACTAACAAAAATTTATGTGAAGAATTTAATAACCTAATATAAAGAGAGTTTGAGACAAGCATGATGGGAGAATTGATATTATTTATTAGACTTTAGATCAAGTAATCAAATGAGGAggatcttcatcaaccaaagtAAATACACAAGAGAAATCCTAAAGAAATTTGGTATAGAGAATGCTAAAAGCATTGGCACTTCTATGAGCTCAAATTGCATGTTCGAtctcaataaaaataataaagcagTTGATCCTGAGCTTTACAAAGGTATGATTAAAAAATCTCTGCTTTATTTAATAGCTAATAGACTTGATATAATATTCAATATATACATGTGTGCAAAGTATCAATTCAATCCTAAAGAATCACATCTATTAGTTGCTAAAAGAATTTTCAAATATCTAATTAACACTCAAAATATTGATTTGTAATATTCTAAGCAATAttctttggatttgattggatattCTGATgttgattttgctagatgtaaattagataaaaaaaatacgagactaatttgatctattggtttagtaagaaataaaattaagTGATACTATATACAGTAAAAGCTAAATAAATTACAGTTAGAAGTTATTATGCTCAAATCCTATAGATCAAACAATAACTAAAAGATTTTGATATTACTTATAATAAAGTTTCAATTACATGTGTTAATATaagtgctattaatttaattaaaaatctatttgagtattttagatctaagcatatTGAAGTTAAGTATCATTTCATTAGAcattatattcaaaataatga contains the following coding sequences:
- the LOC140856020 gene encoding uncharacterized protein — protein: MIPQQNGIAERMNRTLMEKARSLRLQASLPKSFWGDAVTFAYFLINRSPHRKLNGGIPEEVWSGKKVELGHLKRSMISRNIIFDEKSTLKKLEGADEAEKSTQDSIGQHSHTNDLPSISTFNHIYFEVEKSRHVPTPVEDQRGG